A single genomic interval of Trichosurus vulpecula isolate mTriVul1 chromosome 6, mTriVul1.pri, whole genome shotgun sequence harbors:
- the MOB2 gene encoding MOB kinase activator 2 isoform X3: MDWLMGKSKAKPNGKKPTPEEKKLYLEPEYTKSRITDFEFKELVMLPREIDLNEWLASNTTTFFHHINLQYSTISEFCTGDTCQTMAVGNTQYYWYDERGKKTKCTAPQYVDFVMSSVQKLVTDEDVFPTKYGKEFPNSFESLVRKICRYLFHVLAHIYAAHFKETLALELHGHLNTLYTHFILFIREFNLVDSKEVTVMDDLTEVLCSGGGGVGGGSGSGSSGSGGAQNHVKER, from the exons gaaGTCCAAGGCAAAGCCGAATGGGAAGAAGCCCACCCCCGAAGAGAAGAAGCTGTACCTGGAGCCCGAGTACACCAAATCTAGAATTACAGACTTTGAATTCAAGGAGCTGGTGATGTTGCCCCGAGAGATCGACCTCAACGAGTGGCTGGCCAGCAACA ccACCACTTTCTTCCACCACATCAACCTCCAGTATAGCACAATCTCTGAGTTCTGCACAGGAGATACCTGCCAGACTATGGCCGTGGGCAACAC GCAATACTACTGGTATGACGAGCGGGGAAAGAAGACCAAATGTACAGCCCCCCAGTATGTCGACTTCGTCATGAGCTCGGTGCAGAAGCTAGTGACGGACGAGGACGTCTTCCCCACAAAATACG GCAAGGAGTTCCCGAACTCCTTCGAGTCGctggtcaggaagatctgcagATACCTGTTCCACGTGCTGGCACACATCTACGCGGCGCACTTCAAGGAGACTCTGGCCCTGGAGCTGCATGGACATTTGAACACCCTCTACACACACTTCATTCTGTTCATCAGGGAGTTCAACCTGGTTGACTCCAAGGAGGTCACTGTCATGGACGACCTCACGGAGGTCCTGTGTAGCGGGGGCGGCGGCGTTGGCGGGGGCAGCGGCAGTGGCAGCAGCGGCAGCGGAGGGGCACAGAACCACGTGAAGGAGAGATGA